The window CCCATGTGGTGGCTGAGGGCCCATTGCGCTGATGTGCTGGGTGCTTTGGGTGTCCTAGGTCTGGGAGCTTTGTGTGAGAGGAAGGGCAGCCAAGGGCCTGCCATTATATTCACTGCACGAGGCTGAGTGAAGCACGGATATCGAGCCCCGGCAGAGCactttttccagctgctgtggATTTGTTTCTGAGCAGTGGTGGGTAAAATCCGTGCCTATGGTGCCATATGGAGCTCTGGGAAGAAGAGGTGCAGGAAGGAATCTTGAGAGACTGTAGGCAAGGTTGCTGAGGGGCTCTCAGCCTCCTTCCTCAGCCTCATGGCATCCCAGGAGGCTCTGGCATTGTTTTTGCCCTTTAGGAGGCTGCACCTCTGtccacagaccccacagcctgAAGGCCAACTACAGGGACACTCAACAGCAGACACCGAGCTCTGCGTGGGGCCAAGAGCTCTTTTTGAGCTGCAGTGGGCaaaaagcaggagcagagaagtggCTGAGAGCCCTGAGTGcggagcagctgctgaaggcactGTATGGagcctgcccagggaagtgcctgcagcagctgtgggaacCAGGGCAGGTGTGACAGAAGGGGACAATGTCCACAGCACTCCTGGGAAGGCCCAGCTGGGAGATTTTGGAACTGCCCCCACAGTGCCTGTGCAGATATAGGGGATTTGAGGACataggatggaaaaaaaaaattggcaatGGTAACTGCGAtgcaaaatagattttatttcagctccaggggggagcagggaggtggcagaagGACAGCCAGTGACCAGAGGCGATTCCTGTCAACTTGCGGAGGGCAGATGGACAGGAGCAGGCAGTTAGTGCTGGGCTGTGTCATCACGGGTCAGAGAGTTCTTAAGTGCAGCACAAGCAAAACAGAGGAAGACAATGCTAGTCCCCATGCAAACACGAGGCGTCCAAGATACATAAGCGAGTGACGCTGAAGGGGAGAAGATCCTCATGTTGTCAGGTGCAGGATGTGCTGAGGCTTCTCCAGAGCTCTCCTTCCACCGTGGACAGAGGTGGTGTTGTGCTTAGCAGGGCCCACAGCTGCCACTGAGGTAACTGAGGCCTCGGCGCCAGCCACCGTATCCACAGCTACCAAAGCCTCCATAGCCCCCATAGCCTCCAAGGCCTCCATAGCCTCCCAGGCCTCCATAGCCACCAAAACCGGCACCACGTCCAAAGGTGCCACCCATGCCCGATCCGACGGCGGGGACTCCTGCTGAGCCAACCACAGCATtctgtgggaaggagctgaggatgggccCAGGGAAGGTGACCACGGTGGCCGGGGGTTGGATCACCACAGTGGAGTCGGGGCACTGGCGCACACAGGGCTCATTGCAGCTGTTAGCCAGTGGGGCCGGGGTGGCCACGCCACATGCAGGGGCAcacaggctggagcaggacaTCTTCCACACAAGCAAGGAGTCCTGCAAAGGGCACCCAGAGTGAGGAAAGGGTTGGGGAGAGATGTAAGGATTGGAGGCTGGGAGAGAGCCCTGAGAAGCCTCTGAGAGCTGCACTTACCCAGGAGATGAGGGGAGTGAAGTGGAGGAAGCTGGATAGAGGACTGCAAAGCCCTCAGCTCTTTTATACCTGTTCCAGACAGCCCGGGGCATAGATGGGAGGGCGGTGGTGGCAGAAGACCTGGATAATcatgaaataaagcaaacatgTTTCATGACACTCATGGAGTGAGGAGAGAAATTATATCCCTCATCAATGCAGATATTGGGGTGTAAGCATGCCCTGGAGAACAAGAAGGTGATGAGAGGCACAGGAGATTACAAGCATTTACAGGAAAGACCACGCGCTGCGGATGCTGACCTCACAACACCTGTAAACCCCAATGTCTTCCTAATCCCAAACTTGGTCTATGAGAAACACTCACAGGTATCCTGCAGACAAAGCACTTTGCAATCCTGCTCACAAACACAATGTCTATCATTACATTCCTTACCTCTGTTTTATGGGCTGGTAAACTTTGGACAAAGCAATGAAGTGATCCCACCCTCCTGGGTCAGCTCCCAAACAAATGCCACCACCCTTCAGTGGCAAACATGTGCGATGCAATTGAGTTGGGAAGTCAGGAGCATCCCTCATTGTTGCCCATCTCCCTGCCCAGTGCAGCATGGGGCATTTCTGACTTGTCAGCCAGGTGTATATCTGCGGCTATGATGTCTTTGTGTGCGAATGTTAACAAGCCAAGGCATTAGGAACACACTGGGGATTACTGGTTCCTAACATGTCAGCAAGAGTAGCACCTTGTCTTTGAAGTACTTGTGTATAGATATGTGACCTTCTCATCCCCTTGCTGTTCTCAAGGGCATGTTTATCCCTGAACGTACCCAGTGGGAAGGGAACTAATTAGACTGCATCTCTTCTTGTGTGTCATGATGAGTATTGGCTTTATTTCATGATTATCTGGAGCTTCAGTCAGCAAGGACCTCCCATCTATGCCCCAGGCTGTCTGGGACAGGTATAAAAGAGCTGAGGGCTTTGCAGTCCTCTATCCAGCTTCCTCCACTTCACTCTGCTCATCTCCTGGGTAAGTGCAGCTCTCAGAGGCTTCTCAGGGCTCTCTCCCAGCCTCCAATCCTTACATCTCTCCCCAACCCTTTCCTCACTCTGGGTGCTCTTTGCAGGACTCCTTGCTTGTGTGGAAGAtgtcctgctccagcctgtgTGCCCCTGCAT of the Gallus gallus isolate bGalGal1 chromosome 25, bGalGal1.mat.broiler.GRCg7b, whole genome shotgun sequence genome contains:
- the LOC121107576 gene encoding claw keratin-like translates to MSCSSLCAPACGVATPAPLANSCNEPCVRQCPDSTVVIQPPATVVTFPGPILSSFPQNAVVGSAGVPAVGSGMGGTFGRGAGFGGYGGLGGYGGLGGYGGYGGFGSCGYGGWRRGLSYLSGSCGPC